In the genome of Leptolyngbya sp. FACHB-261, one region contains:
- a CDS encoding glutamyl-tRNA reductase: protein MNIAVVGLSHKTAPVEIREKLSIPSAQVGEATAQLRSYPHVDEVAILSTCNRMELYLVVNETEGGIREVTQFLSESSRIPLHLLRHHLFILLHQDAVMHLMRVAAGLDSLVLGEGQILSQVKHTHKLGQQHSGTGPILNRLLKQSISAGKRVRTETSIGTGAVSISSAAVELAQIKAQTLGDKRITIVGAGKMSRLLVQHLLAKGAERICILNRSLERARELVSQFGDADLQIEPLDSLSKVLVQSDLVFTSTAANEPLLYRDNLEPIVSERSDSCGGLPLLVFDISVPRNVHANVNELAPVQAFDVDDLEAVVAQNQESRRAMAFEAENLLEEEVLGFDEWWRSLETVPTISCLRAKIEGIREQELEKALSRLGTEFAEKHQEVIEALTRGIVNKILHDPMVQLRAQQDIEARRRAMQTLHLLFNLETLGSMVKHNT from the coding sequence ATGAATATTGCGGTGGTGGGGCTTAGCCACAAGACAGCCCCTGTGGAAATCCGTGAGAAGCTCAGCATTCCCTCCGCCCAAGTCGGAGAGGCGACCGCTCAGCTACGCAGCTACCCACACGTTGATGAAGTAGCGATTCTGAGTACCTGTAACCGGATGGAGCTTTACCTCGTCGTCAATGAGACCGAGGGAGGCATTCGGGAAGTTACGCAATTTCTATCTGAATCCAGCCGTATCCCGCTGCACCTACTCCGCCACCACCTGTTTATCCTGCTGCACCAGGACGCTGTTATGCACCTGATGCGGGTGGCGGCAGGGCTAGATTCGCTGGTTTTGGGGGAAGGTCAAATCCTCTCTCAGGTCAAACACACGCACAAGTTAGGCCAGCAGCATAGCGGTACGGGTCCAATTCTCAACCGACTGCTCAAGCAGTCTATCTCGGCGGGCAAGCGAGTGCGCACAGAGACCAGCATCGGCACGGGGGCGGTTTCAATTAGCTCTGCTGCAGTTGAGCTGGCTCAAATCAAGGCGCAAACCTTGGGCGACAAGCGCATCACTATTGTGGGCGCAGGCAAGATGTCGCGCCTTCTGGTACAGCACTTGTTGGCCAAGGGTGCCGAGCGAATTTGCATTTTGAACCGCTCGCTAGAGCGAGCCCGAGAGCTGGTATCTCAGTTTGGCGATGCAGACCTTCAGATCGAACCTCTAGACAGTTTGTCTAAGGTTTTGGTCCAGTCTGATCTAGTCTTTACCAGTACTGCCGCCAACGAGCCCCTGCTCTACCGCGACAACCTAGAACCGATTGTGAGTGAGCGCTCTGACTCCTGCGGTGGCTTGCCCCTGCTCGTGTTCGATATCTCGGTGCCCCGCAACGTTCACGCCAATGTGAACGAGCTGGCCCCCGTTCAGGCCTTCGATGTCGATGACCTAGAAGCGGTAGTTGCCCAGAACCAAGAGAGCCGTCGGGCGATGGCCTTCGAAGCCGAGAATTTACTCGAAGAAGAAGTGCTGGGCTTTGACGAGTGGTGGCGCTCGCTGGAAACAGTTCCTACGATCAGCTGCCTGCGCGCCAAGATCGAGGGCATTCGGGAGCAGGAACTCGAAAAGGCACTTTCCCGTCTGGGCACCGAGTTTGCTGAGAAGCATCAGGAAGTGATCGAAGCCCTAACCCGTGGCATCGTCAACAAGATCCTGCATGACCCAATGGTGCAATTGCGCGCTCAGCAGGATATTGAGGCACGCCGTCGTGCTATGCAAACTCTGCATCTCCTGTTCAATCTGGAGACGCTGGGAAGTATGGTGAAGCACAACACCTAA
- a CDS encoding SGNH/GDSL hydrolase family protein — MLSLQLLLALSPLVLLGLLEAGLRQLGLGNPLIYLADEKIGYLLAPNQKVKRSGARIEINQYSMRGGPISPSKPAGTLRLLMLGDSIINGNWWTDQPNILSELLRTQLQPLTAQPVEVLNASANSWGPRNELAYLQRFGTFEADMLILVINTDDLFGIQPSPLIVGNDRNYPARRPPAAVAELWSRYLLKPKAKVDLSLLYKEPGDRVGFNLSAIEAIVQQAPANFLLVMTPLLRELGQPGPRDYELKARERLAELVDMLGISFLDFLPIFNSEPEPNRLYRDHIHLSPLGNQQLINYLVTRLKSHLS, encoded by the coding sequence ATGCTGTCCCTTCAACTGCTACTGGCCCTAAGCCCTCTAGTTCTGCTTGGCTTGCTAGAAGCCGGTCTGCGTCAACTGGGTTTGGGTAATCCCCTGATTTATCTAGCCGATGAGAAGATTGGTTATTTGCTGGCTCCCAACCAGAAGGTAAAGCGCTCAGGGGCACGGATTGAGATCAATCAGTACTCGATGCGAGGTGGTCCCATCAGCCCCTCTAAACCAGCCGGGACTCTGCGCCTCCTGATGTTGGGTGACTCAATCATTAACGGTAACTGGTGGACTGACCAACCCAACATTCTCTCGGAGCTGTTGCGGACACAACTTCAGCCGCTTACCGCTCAGCCCGTTGAGGTTCTCAATGCCTCCGCTAACTCCTGGGGACCGCGCAACGAACTGGCTTATCTACAGCGCTTCGGAACCTTTGAGGCAGATATGCTGATTTTGGTCATTAACACCGATGACCTGTTCGGTATTCAGCCCTCCCCACTAATCGTTGGTAACGACCGTAACTATCCAGCTCGCCGTCCGCCTGCGGCTGTAGCTGAGCTATGGAGCCGGTACTTGCTTAAACCTAAGGCTAAGGTAGATCTGAGCCTGCTTTATAAAGAACCAGGTGATCGGGTGGGTTTCAACTTGAGTGCAATTGAGGCAATTGTGCAGCAAGCACCCGCTAACTTCTTGTTGGTGATGACTCCCTTGTTACGGGAATTAGGTCAACCCGGCCCACGCGATTATGAGTTAAAGGCACGGGAGCGCTTAGCTGAGCTTGTAGACATGTTGGGGATCAGTTTTCTCGATTTTCTACCTATTTTTAACTCAGAGCCAGAGCCAAACCGTTTGTACCGGGATCATATCCATTTGAGCCCGCTTGGCAATCAACAATTAATTAATTATCTGGTGACACGCCTGAAGTCACATCTGTCTTAA
- the tadA gene encoding tRNA adenosine(34) deaminase TadA codes for MIEREAQGTQLTSEQAAEHEYWMDQARLLALEAGAVGEIPVGAIVVAPQGQVVGSGHNRKERDQDPTAHAEMLAIRAAVRYLGDWHLNQCRLYVTLEPCPMCAGAIIQARLGLLVYGASDPKTGAIRSVLNLPDSPCSFHRLKVIAGVREPECRQMLKDWFAQLRSLHNG; via the coding sequence GTGATTGAGCGAGAGGCCCAAGGCACTCAGCTAACTTCTGAGCAGGCAGCCGAGCACGAATACTGGATGGACCAAGCTAGGTTATTGGCCCTAGAAGCAGGGGCTGTGGGTGAAATTCCGGTCGGTGCCATTGTTGTTGCTCCTCAGGGGCAGGTTGTTGGCTCAGGCCATAACCGTAAAGAACGCGACCAGGACCCCACTGCCCACGCCGAAATGCTGGCGATCCGGGCGGCTGTGCGGTATTTGGGAGACTGGCATCTCAACCAATGTCGCCTCTACGTGACCTTGGAGCCCTGTCCCATGTGCGCTGGGGCGATCATTCAGGCTCGGCTAGGGCTGCTCGTTTACGGAGCTAGTGATCCTAAAACGGGCGCAATCCGCTCAGTACTGAATTTGCCCGATAGTCCCTGCTCCTTTCACAGACTCAAAGTAATCGCGGGGGTACGCGAACCTGAGTGCCGTCAGATGCTCAAAGACTGGTTTGCCCAATTGCGTTCGCTTCATAATGGGTAA
- the grxC gene encoding glutaredoxin 3, whose product MLDFLNPLLGRDPSKVKARVEIYTWQTCPYCIRAKLLLWWKGVDYTEYKIDGNETARAGMAERAGGRRSVPQVFVNKQHLGGCDDLYALDLQGGLDPLLAQAAG is encoded by the coding sequence ATGTTGGACTTTCTCAATCCACTCTTGGGCCGCGACCCTAGTAAGGTCAAAGCTCGCGTTGAGATTTACACCTGGCAGACTTGTCCCTACTGCATCCGAGCTAAGTTGTTGCTTTGGTGGAAGGGGGTGGACTACACCGAGTACAAAATCGACGGCAATGAGACTGCTCGCGCTGGCATGGCCGAACGGGCTGGAGGCCGTCGCTCTGTTCCGCAGGTTTTTGTTAACAAGCAGCATCTTGGCGGCTGTGACGATTTGTATGCTCTAGACCTTCAGGGAGGTCTGGATCCGCTGCTGGCTCAGGCTGCAGGTTGA
- a CDS encoding 1-acyl-sn-glycerol-3-phosphate acyltransferase, translated as MSVLTSHSASVLQSSPPSPWLSRVLYPLGRHLLLPNHFRQIAVRGQENLPRTGPVILAPNHSSRWDALIVPYVAGWDITGRHLRFMVSMDEITGVQGWFMRRMGGFAIDTAKPGITSLRHGVELLQQGEILVIFPEGNIFRDRQINPLKPGLARLALQAGAEVQVVPLAIHYSDPVPHWGTQVSVTIGSALPVKDYLNGSPKAKALQLTQELQCRMQQLYAEASSVLVAADPVEQSLRMVE; from the coding sequence ATGTCTGTGCTGACTTCCCATTCTGCTTCTGTGTTGCAGTCTTCGCCGCCGTCGCCCTGGTTATCCCGCGTCCTGTATCCGCTAGGTCGACATCTGCTGCTGCCCAATCACTTCCGGCAGATTGCGGTTCGGGGGCAAGAGAATTTACCGCGCACAGGACCGGTGATTTTGGCTCCCAACCATTCTTCCCGCTGGGATGCACTGATCGTGCCATACGTGGCGGGTTGGGATATAACGGGGCGGCACCTACGTTTCATGGTGTCAATGGATGAAATCACCGGGGTGCAGGGTTGGTTTATGCGTCGTATGGGCGGCTTTGCCATCGACACTGCCAAACCCGGAATTACCAGTCTGCGTCACGGGGTTGAGCTACTTCAGCAAGGGGAGATACTGGTAATTTTTCCCGAAGGTAATATCTTTCGTGATCGTCAAATTAACCCTCTCAAACCTGGGCTGGCTCGTTTGGCCCTTCAAGCTGGGGCAGAAGTACAAGTCGTACCCCTAGCAATCCACTACAGCGATCCGGTGCCCCATTGGGGAACCCAAGTGTCAGTCACGATTGGCTCAGCTTTACCCGTGAAGGACTATTTGAACGGTTCACCGAAGGCCAAAGCGCTCCAGTTGACCCAAGAACTTCAATGCCGAATGCAGCAACTTTACGCAGAAGCCAGCTCAGTTCTGGTTGCGGCTGACCCTGTCGAACAGTCATTGCGCATGGTTGAGTGA
- the glpX gene encoding class II fructose-bisphosphatase, whose product MDSSLGLEIIEVVEQAAIASARWMGKGEKNTADEVAVEAMRERMNKIHMRGRIVIGEGERDEAPMLYIGEEVGICTREDASQFCNPDELVEIDIAVDPCEGTNLVAYGQNGSMAVLAISEKGGLFAAPDFYMKKLAAPAVAQGHVDINKSATENLKIISECMNRSIEELVVVVMDRPRHKELINEIRAAGARVRLISDGDVSAAISCAFSGTNIHALMGIGAAPEGVISAAAMRCLGGHFQGQLIYDPEVVKTGLIGESREGNLARLKEMGIDDPDRVYNADELASGKDVLFAACGITPGTLMEGVRFFAGGSRTQSLIISSQSKTARFVDTIHMFAEPKALQLR is encoded by the coding sequence GTGGATAGCTCACTCGGCCTGGAGATCATAGAGGTAGTTGAGCAGGCAGCCATCGCTTCCGCTCGTTGGATGGGAAAAGGCGAAAAGAATACCGCCGATGAAGTCGCGGTTGAGGCCATGCGGGAACGCATGAACAAAATACACATGCGGGGCCGAATTGTAATCGGTGAAGGCGAACGTGACGAAGCCCCCATGCTCTACATCGGCGAAGAAGTGGGCATCTGCACTCGTGAAGATGCCTCCCAATTTTGTAACCCCGATGAACTCGTTGAAATTGATATCGCCGTAGACCCTTGCGAAGGCACCAACCTGGTGGCTTACGGTCAGAACGGCTCAATGGCGGTGCTGGCTATCTCTGAAAAAGGCGGTCTGTTCGCAGCCCCCGACTTCTATATGAAGAAGCTAGCAGCTCCAGCGGTTGCCCAAGGCCATGTCGATATCAACAAATCTGCAACTGAGAACCTCAAAATCATCTCAGAATGCATGAACCGTTCCATTGAGGAACTAGTGGTGGTCGTCATGGACCGCCCACGCCACAAAGAGCTGATCAATGAGATCCGTGCCGCTGGGGCCCGGGTTCGTCTCATCAGCGACGGTGACGTGTCAGCCGCGATCTCTTGCGCCTTCTCCGGCACTAACATCCATGCGCTCATGGGTATCGGTGCCGCACCTGAGGGGGTGATCTCAGCAGCAGCCATGCGTTGCCTGGGTGGTCACTTCCAAGGTCAGCTGATCTATGACCCCGAGGTCGTTAAGACTGGCTTAATTGGAGAAAGTCGCGAAGGCAACCTTGCTCGCCTCAAGGAAATGGGCATTGATGACCCAGATCGGGTTTATAACGCTGATGAACTTGCCTCGGGCAAAGATGTTTTGTTTGCCGCCTGCGGCATTACGCCAGGTACACTAATGGAGGGAGTTCGCTTCTTTGCGGGGGGTTCACGAACCCAATCACTGATTATCTCTAGTCAGTCTAAAACAGCACGTTTTGTGGATACCATCCACATGTTCGCAGAACCCAAGGCCTTGCAACTGCGCTAG
- the thyX gene encoding FAD-dependent thymidylate synthase: protein MDRFTVEVIAQTPNPQQVIYAAMHQDYSEEFVWSERQQWPDEQKCGEVVIKRLLSANRGHFGPLEHPQIVLNCGWFPHSTMQQIRTHRVGVSFDVQSGRYTGQRILDVVTGNREIEEVFYLRPVGAYADRQGKKYFYDAEERARDLQWCWEACKRYQGKIELGFSEEHARGLIPFDVRQHWVLSANVRSFMHLLDLRWKADAQLEAQKLCELMWPHFQAWVPDIAAWYEATRLKKARLSP from the coding sequence ATGGATCGGTTTACTGTTGAGGTCATTGCCCAAACTCCCAATCCCCAGCAGGTGATTTATGCAGCAATGCACCAAGATTACTCTGAGGAATTTGTCTGGTCTGAGCGGCAGCAATGGCCGGATGAACAGAAGTGTGGTGAGGTCGTTATCAAACGTCTTTTGTCTGCAAATCGAGGCCATTTTGGACCACTCGAACATCCACAAATTGTGCTGAATTGCGGTTGGTTTCCTCACAGCACAATGCAACAAATTCGAACTCATCGGGTGGGCGTGAGTTTCGATGTTCAATCTGGACGCTACACGGGGCAACGTATTTTAGACGTAGTGACAGGTAATCGTGAGATCGAGGAAGTGTTTTACCTGCGTCCCGTCGGAGCTTACGCCGACCGCCAAGGCAAAAAGTATTTCTATGATGCTGAAGAACGCGCTAGAGATTTGCAATGGTGCTGGGAAGCCTGCAAACGCTATCAAGGAAAAATCGAGTTAGGGTTTTCAGAAGAACATGCACGAGGTTTGATTCCTTTCGATGTGCGCCAGCATTGGGTTTTATCTGCCAATGTGCGCTCATTTATGCACCTGCTCGATCTGCGTTGGAAAGCTGATGCTCAACTAGAAGCGCAGAAACTGTGCGAACTCATGTGGCCTCACTTTCAAGCTTGGGTGCCGGATATCGCGGCCTGGTACGAAGCAACCCGCCTCAAAAAAGCTCGCTTATCGCCCTAG
- a CDS encoding HhoA/HhoB/HtrA family serine endopeptidase, translating to MNFLPTLCRRLLVALLVAIFSLGCTAKQASAPTAPPERPEASTQDTVTAAPSSVKSFVLNFIADAAEKAAPAVVRIDTEARVSSRRNLPPGIENDPFFKRFFGDTPQDRLQRGSGSGFVIDKSGLIITNAHVVEGAEQVGVTLSDGRRLVGTIRGRDELTDLAVVKVDAKAELPTVQLGNSEKLRPGEWVIALGNPLGLNNSVTVGIISALGRTSSEVRVMDKRVDFIQTDAAINPGNSGGPLLNVNGEVVGINTAIIQGAEGIGFAIPISEARVITDQLLSSGKVVRPFVGIAMQTLSPDLVEELKANPQPEIGKVTRDQGVLVVRVEPGSPAQKAGVTVGDVILKVDGKEVRDGSAVQALVGRHKVGERVRFEIERDNRRQTLDVTTVQLPEGVG from the coding sequence ATGAACTTTCTCCCAACCCTGTGCCGACGTCTGCTAGTGGCGCTGCTCGTTGCGATCTTCAGTTTGGGATGTACTGCTAAGCAGGCTTCAGCACCAACAGCCCCGCCAGAACGACCTGAAGCTTCTACCCAAGATACCGTCACGGCTGCACCCAGCTCGGTGAAAAGCTTTGTGCTAAATTTCATCGCCGATGCTGCTGAGAAAGCAGCACCTGCCGTAGTCCGAATCGACACTGAAGCACGTGTCAGCAGCCGACGCAACCTGCCGCCGGGCATCGAAAACGACCCCTTCTTCAAACGCTTTTTTGGTGATACCCCACAGGATCGACTGCAGCGCGGCTCTGGGTCCGGCTTTGTAATCGACAAAAGTGGGTTGATCATCACCAATGCTCATGTGGTCGAAGGTGCTGAGCAGGTAGGAGTAACGCTTTCGGACGGACGTAGGTTAGTGGGGACCATTAGGGGACGCGATGAACTGACAGACCTAGCTGTGGTCAAAGTGGATGCTAAGGCTGAGCTGCCTACCGTTCAACTGGGCAACTCAGAAAAGTTGCGTCCTGGAGAATGGGTGATTGCGCTGGGCAATCCGCTAGGGCTCAACAACTCGGTGACAGTGGGGATTATCAGTGCCCTAGGGCGTACCAGCAGCGAGGTACGCGTCATGGACAAGCGCGTTGACTTTATCCAAACCGATGCTGCGATCAACCCTGGTAACTCAGGGGGGCCTTTGCTCAACGTGAATGGTGAAGTGGTGGGCATCAACACAGCGATCATTCAAGGCGCTGAAGGCATTGGCTTTGCCATTCCCATTAGCGAGGCCAGAGTGATCACCGACCAACTGCTGAGCTCGGGCAAGGTCGTTCGTCCCTTCGTTGGGATTGCCATGCAGACCCTCTCTCCCGATCTAGTTGAGGAGCTCAAAGCCAATCCCCAGCCTGAAATTGGTAAGGTCACCCGTGACCAAGGTGTTTTGGTTGTGCGGGTAGAGCCTGGTTCTCCGGCTCAGAAAGCTGGCGTAACCGTTGGCGATGTAATCCTCAAAGTGGATGGCAAAGAAGTCCGCGACGGCTCAGCTGTCCAGGCATTAGTGGGGCGTCACAAGGTTGGAGAACGGGTGCGCTTTGAGATCGAGCGGGACAATCGCCGGCAAACCCTTGATGTGACAACTGTGCAATTGCCCGAAGGGGTGGGCTGA